Proteins from a single region of Primulina tabacum isolate GXHZ01 chromosome 5, ASM2559414v2, whole genome shotgun sequence:
- the LOC142544303 gene encoding uncharacterized protein LOC142544303 translates to MAPGGRGRKGKEVILEFEAQNIGNTKGIGRGRRGHPRRRANQNVNIEVEVDQEPPIHPERHVARNVEVDREIQQLTQRMREMELAIVKFQDMRPPKFFGNEGGEKATAWLKSMNYLFNLVEYTPELRLKLVVYQLKDRPKPWWEATWKQSENLEAEFNQLVQGNMSVGEYASQFSALLAYVPHVTNSDRSKLSRFMQGLNRTIHTLVMTGAPSNYAEAVEKAKNIEASFLWGGSQQVPSFTSQGSGSSIQMPVGIPPYQPPQSNQPSKQQKFKAKGKQFKKQSYNSSSSSGSSRGGRSSGYVRDSCGRCGDTGAFYSFLSAAFIDEHEIATTLLLDTVSVSTPAGVYLMSREIILNCVIRFDDNLMSRIPLVSAMKMFRLLSVGNEGIVIYAVNVTQEETLNLSDIIVVKDFPDVFPDEIPGFPPQREIDFSIELMSVTNHISRAPYRLALVELKELKEQLRDLLEKGYIRPSMSPWGAPGVSVDLSKVEAVTNWPTPTNVSEIRSFLRLAECESSFQTLKEKLTTAPVLALPSGSGGFVVCTNASLNGLRCVLMQNERVIAYASRQLKPQETRYPIHDLELAVIVFSLKIWRHYLYGE, encoded by the exons ATGGCACCGGGAGGAAGAGGCAGAAAGGGAAAAGAAGTTATCCTAGAGTTCGAAGCTCAGAACATAGGAAATACTAAGGGTATTGGCAGAGGGAGACGTGGCCACCCTAGACGAAGGGCAAATCAAAATGTGAATATAGAGGTAGAGGTGGATCAGGAACCACCAATTCATCCAGAAAGGCATGTTGCAAGAAATGTGGAAGTTGATCGTGAAATTCAGCAGCTGACCCaaagaatgagagaaatggagTTAGCAATTGTTAAATTCCAAGATATGCGTCCTCCAAAATTCTTTGGAAATGAAGGTGGCGAAAAGGCAACAGCGTGGCTGAAGAGCATGAACTATTTGTTTAATCTGGTGGAGTACACTCCAGAGCTGAGACTCAAGTTAGTTGTTTATCAACTCAAGGATCGACCAAAACCGTGGTGGGAAGCCACATGGAAGCAATCCGAGAATCTG GAAGCCGAGTTCAATCAGTTGGTTCAGGGAAATATGTCAGTGGGAGAGTATGCCTCTCAATTTTCTGCTCTTTTAGCTTACGTACCTCATGTAACTAATAGTGATCGATCCAAGCTGTCGCGTTTTATGCAAGGACTGAACCGGACGATACATACTTTGGTTATGACTGGAGCACCATCTAACTATGCTGAAGCAGTAGAGAAGGCAAAGAATATTGAGGCTAGTTTTCTTTGGGGAGGATCACAACAAGTTCCATCTTTTACTTCCCAAGGGTCCGGGAGTAGCATTCAGATGCCAGTGGGCATACCTCCTTATCAGCCTCCACAGTCAAATCAGCCATCGAAGCAGCAGAAATTCAAGGCTAagggaaagcagtttaagaagcaGTCTTACAACAGTTCATCTAGTTCAGGTAGTTCTCGGGGAGGAAGATCTAGTGGTTATGTTCGAGATTCTTGTGGGAGATGTGGAG ACACGGGAGCATTTTATTCATTTCTGTCTGCTGCATTTATCGATGAGCATGAGATAGCTACTACCTTGTTGTTGGATACGGTGTCTGTGTCTACCCCTGCTGGTGTATATTTGATGTCTCGTGAGATAATTCTAAACTGTGTGATTAGATTTGATGATAACCTTATG TCACGCATTCCATTAGTGTCAGCGATGAAAATGTTTAGACTGCTATCGGTAGGGAATGAAGGAATCGTGATTTATGCAGTTAATGTGACACAAGAAGAAACGTTGAATCTTTCGGATATTATTGTGGTAAAGGATTTTCctgatgtatttcctgatgaaaTTCCTGGCTTTCCACCTCAAAGAGAaatagatttcagtattgagttaATGTCAGTGACGAACCATATTTCTAGAGCACCGTATCGTTTAGCTCTAGtggagttgaaagaactcaaggaACAATTACGAGACTTACTGGAGAAAGGTTATATTAGACCAAGTatgtcaccttggggagctcca GGAGTTTCAGTGGATCTCAGTAAAGTCGAAGCTGTTACTAATTGGCCAACACCAACAAATGTTTCTGAGATTCGCAGCTTTTTGAGATTAGCAG AATGTGAATCAAGTTTTCAGACTTTGAAGGAAAAGTTGACAACAGCTCCAGTGTTAGCTTTACCTTCAGGCTCAGGTGGATTTGTTGTGTGTACAAATGCTTCTCTGAATGGACTGAGATGTGTTTTAATGCAAAATGAGCGAGTGATTGCATATGCATctcgacagttgaagccacaggAGACTcgatatccaattcatgatttaGAATTGGCTGTCATTGTGTTTTCGTTAAAAATATGGCGTCATTATCTATACGGTGAATAG
- the LOC142547378 gene encoding uncharacterized protein LOC142547378: MESGRVRVKRKTLEMVLQQCQIAIQQLASEGDVDGDGDVDGDGDDDRDDDCELDSVPQDSSTGTSSEPANCDTDTPEFYDVLKSRVECPDFLKKLENAQASIQRNMTEEGSSWDMISEHDLWEGGDVELDSEDYVLVSQEDIMEGITAFMAAYLSSLKQTKDLTPNQLQEVLSKTFSIKKKKGKLRKALDGTKVIYSVASWGATAIGIYQNPVLLRAASTTFWTSCHVISKLF, from the exons ATGGAGTCGGGTAGGGTTCGTGTGAAGCGGAAAACCCTGGAGATGGTGCTTCAGCAATGTCAGATTGCAATCCAACAGCTCGCTTCTGAAGGTGATGTTGATGGTGATGGTGATGTTGATGGTGATGGTGATGATGACCGAGACGACGATTGTGAACTTGATAGTGTTCCTCAAGACTCCTCCACAGGCACATCCTCGGAACCTGCTAACTGCGACACCGACACGCCGGAG TTTTATGATGTGTTGAAATCTAGAGTTGAATGTCCTGATTTCCTCAAGAAACTAGAAAATGCGCAGGCGTCGATTCAACGAAACATGACTG AGGAAGGCAGTTCCTGGGACATGATCAGCGAACATGATCTTTGGGAAGGTGGAGATGTTGAGTTAGACTCCGAAGATTATGTTTTAGTTAGTCAAGAAGATATAATGGAGGGTATAACTGCCTTCATGGCTGCATATCTATCGTCTCTTAAACAAACTAAG GATTTAACACCCAATCAGCTTCAAGAGG TGCTGAGCAAGACATTCTCTATCAAAAaaaagaagggcaagcttaggAAGGCATTGGATGGAACAAAAGTTATCTACAGCGTAGCATCTTGGGGAGCCACAGCTATTGG AATATATCAGAACCCGGTCCTTTTGAGGGCTGCCTCTACGACATTCTGGACTTCTTGCCATGTTATTTCGAAGCTATTCTGA